A part of Tardiphaga sp. vice304 genomic DNA contains:
- a CDS encoding FAD binding domain-containing protein: MYETTYHRPSSIDEAAALFAKGGDAKYLAGGHTLIPVMKQRLAAPSDVIDLGRIKDLVGIEATADALIIKAATTYFDITQSSAAKKAIPAIVHLTSVLGDPQVRYRGTIGGSIANNDPAADYPAAVLALGATVMTNKRLIPADEFFQGLFSTALAEDEIITAVSFPIPAKAAYAKMRHPASRFALTGVFVAQTKAGEVRVAATGASQSGVTRVPAIEAALKSNWSAAALDNVTVSADGLMADIHGSSDYRANLIKVMAQRAVTEAG; this comes from the coding sequence ATGTACGAAACGACATACCATCGCCCGTCCAGCATCGATGAAGCAGCGGCGCTGTTTGCCAAAGGCGGTGACGCCAAATATCTCGCCGGCGGCCACACGCTGATCCCGGTGATGAAGCAGCGGCTGGCGGCACCCTCCGACGTCATCGACCTCGGCCGAATCAAGGATCTGGTCGGCATCGAAGCGACCGCCGACGCGCTGATCATCAAGGCAGCTACGACCTATTTCGACATCACGCAGAGCAGCGCGGCCAAGAAAGCGATCCCCGCGATCGTTCATCTGACGTCGGTGCTCGGCGATCCCCAGGTGCGCTATCGCGGCACGATCGGCGGCTCGATCGCCAACAACGATCCCGCCGCGGACTATCCCGCCGCGGTGCTGGCGCTGGGCGCCACGGTGATGACCAACAAGCGGCTGATCCCGGCCGATGAATTCTTCCAGGGCCTGTTCTCGACGGCGCTCGCCGAGGACGAGATCATCACCGCGGTGTCGTTCCCGATTCCCGCCAAAGCCGCCTATGCCAAGATGCGCCACCCCGCCTCGCGCTTCGCGCTGACCGGCGTGTTCGTGGCGCAGACGAAGGCCGGCGAGGTCCGCGTCGCTGCCACCGGCGCGTCACAGAGCGGCGTGACGCGGGTGCCGGCCATCGAGGCCGCGCTGAAGTCGAACTGGTCGGCAGCCGCCCTCGACAATGTCACCGTCTCCGCCGACGGGCTGATGGCGGATATCCACGGCTCCTCGGACTACCGAGCCAATCTAATCAAGGTGATGGCGCAGCGCGCCGTGACCGAAGCGGGTTGA
- a CDS encoding CaiB/BaiF CoA transferase family protein yields the protein MQDTATAQPTSASQPRRSGPLSGMRIVEFAGIGPGPFAAMLLADMGAEIITLVRPGQKPRGASSRGRTLVAVDLKDKDTVAQVLALLDGADALVEGFRPGVMERLGLGPDIVQARNRKLVYGRMTGWGQDGPLAQAAGHDINYISITGALAAIGGKDKPVPPLNLVGDFGGGALYLVVGLLAALLEAGRSGQGQVVDAAMCDGAASLMTMFFDMSAAGRWKEGREANMLDGGAHFYGVYECTCGNFISIGSIEPQFYAQLRALAGLDEACFDNHMDAANWAAMKEKLVAVFKTKSRDEWSAIMEGTDVCFAPVLTMSEATKHPHMVARDVFIQHDGHTQPAPAPRFSRTPSSVRPPEAKELTDVVKGWGAP from the coding sequence GTGCAGGACACCGCCACCGCCCAGCCGACATCCGCCAGCCAGCCGCGCCGAAGCGGTCCGCTCAGCGGAATGCGGATCGTCGAATTCGCCGGCATCGGCCCCGGCCCCTTCGCGGCCATGCTGCTCGCCGACATGGGAGCCGAAATCATCACGCTGGTGCGGCCCGGCCAGAAGCCCAGGGGCGCCTCGTCACGCGGCCGCACCCTTGTCGCCGTAGACCTCAAGGACAAGGACACCGTCGCGCAGGTGTTGGCGCTGCTCGACGGCGCCGACGCGCTAGTCGAGGGGTTCCGGCCCGGCGTGATGGAGCGGCTCGGGCTCGGCCCGGACATCGTGCAGGCCCGCAACCGGAAGCTGGTCTATGGCCGCATGACCGGCTGGGGCCAGGATGGGCCGCTGGCGCAGGCGGCCGGCCACGACATCAACTACATATCGATCACCGGCGCGCTGGCCGCGATCGGCGGCAAGGACAAGCCCGTGCCGCCGCTGAACCTCGTCGGCGATTTCGGCGGCGGCGCACTGTATCTGGTAGTCGGCCTGCTCGCCGCCCTGCTGGAGGCCGGCCGCTCCGGCCAAGGCCAGGTGGTCGATGCCGCGATGTGCGACGGCGCGGCGTCGCTGATGACGATGTTCTTCGACATGAGCGCGGCCGGGCGCTGGAAGGAAGGCCGGGAAGCCAACATGCTGGACGGCGGCGCGCATTTCTATGGCGTCTACGAATGCACCTGCGGCAACTTCATCTCGATCGGCTCGATCGAACCGCAATTCTACGCCCAACTCCGCGCATTGGCCGGCCTCGACGAGGCCTGCTTCGACAATCACATGGATGCCGCGAACTGGGCCGCGATGAAGGAAAAACTCGTCGCGGTGTTCAAGACGAAGAGTCGCGACGAATGGTCTGCAATCATGGAAGGCACCGACGTCTGCTTCGCGCCGGTGCTGACGATGTCCGAGGCGACAAAACATCCGCATATGGTCGCGCGCGACGTGTTCATCCAGCATGACGGCCACACCCAGCCCGCGCCCGCCCCGCGTTTTTCGCGCACGCCGTCGAGCGTAAGGCCGCCGGAAGCGAAGGAGTTGACGGACGTGGTGAAGGGGTGGGGCGCCCCGTAG
- the hppD gene encoding 4-hydroxyphenylpyruvate dioxygenase — translation MGPFPHDAPPAKITADNPMGTDGFEFVEYAHPNPAELHALFKLMGYTPVARHKTKNITLYRQGDINYLVNEAPGTHGFDFVAAHGPCAPSMVFRVVDAKLAYARALSLGAEPADVTSAQKTLDVPTIKGIGGSLLYFVDRYGAKGSAFDAEFEWLGEKNPRPEGAGLFYLDHLTHNVHRGRMDVWTGFYERLFNFRQIRFFDIEGRASGLFSRALTSPDGKIRIPINEDAGDAGQIEEYLTIYRGEGIQHIACGVKDIYRTIEKLRADGLPFMPPPPETYFAKIDARLPKHGEDVARLQKNGILIDGEGVVEGGETKVLLQLFSANAIGPIFFEFIQRKGDDGFGEGNFKALFESIEEDQIRRGVLHMKGAA, via the coding sequence ATGGGTCCGTTTCCGCACGACGCGCCGCCGGCGAAAATCACCGCCGACAACCCGATGGGCACCGACGGTTTCGAGTTCGTCGAATACGCCCACCCGAATCCGGCGGAATTGCATGCGCTGTTCAAGTTGATGGGCTACACGCCGGTCGCGCGCCACAAGACGAAGAACATCACGCTGTATCGCCAGGGCGACATCAACTATCTCGTCAACGAGGCGCCCGGCACCCATGGCTTCGATTTCGTGGCGGCGCATGGCCCGTGCGCGCCGTCGATGGTCTTCCGCGTCGTCGATGCGAAGCTTGCTTACGCGCGCGCGCTCTCGCTCGGCGCCGAACCTGCCGATGTGACGTCGGCGCAAAAAACGCTCGACGTGCCGACGATCAAGGGGATCGGCGGCAGCCTGCTGTATTTCGTCGATCGCTACGGCGCCAAGGGCTCGGCGTTCGATGCCGAATTCGAGTGGCTGGGCGAGAAAAACCCGCGGCCCGAGGGCGCCGGGCTGTTCTATCTAGATCACCTCACCCACAATGTTCATCGCGGCCGGATGGATGTCTGGACCGGCTTCTATGAAAGACTGTTCAACTTCCGCCAGATCCGTTTCTTCGACATCGAGGGCCGCGCCTCCGGCCTGTTCTCGCGCGCGCTGACCAGCCCGGATGGCAAGATCCGGATTCCGATCAACGAGGACGCCGGCGACGCCGGGCAGATCGAGGAATATCTCACCATCTATCGCGGCGAAGGCATCCAGCACATCGCCTGCGGCGTGAAGGACATCTATCGCACCATCGAAAAACTGCGCGCCGACGGCCTGCCGTTCATGCCGCCGCCCCCGGAAACCTATTTCGCGAAAATCGACGCGCGGCTTCCGAAGCATGGCGAGGACGTGGCGCGGCTGCAGAAGAATGGCATCCTGATCGACGGAGAGGGCGTCGTCGAAGGCGGCGAGACCAAGGTGTTGTTGCAGTTGTTCTCGGCCAATGCGATCGGGCCGATCTTCTTCGAGTTCATCCAGCGCAAGGGGGATGACGGTTTTGGCGAAGGCAACTTCAAGGCGCTGTTCGAGTCGATCGAGGAGGACCAGATTCGCCGCGGCGTGCTGCACATGAAGGGCGCGGCGTAA
- a CDS encoding Lrp/AsnC family transcriptional regulator: MIPVDAFDLSILAALQDDGRLTNQQLADAAGLSASQCSRRRMRLEETVISGYHADLSAEALGFGVIAFIQVTLAAHSPDNARKFRALVARVDEIQEAYSLTGDADYVLKAVLRDLKGLSELVNQVLMPHPSVAHVRSSIVLDRLKETTRLPLKAAR, encoded by the coding sequence ATGATCCCGGTAGACGCTTTCGACCTCAGTATCCTCGCCGCGCTGCAGGACGACGGCCGTCTGACCAACCAGCAGCTCGCCGACGCCGCCGGCCTCTCCGCCTCGCAATGTTCGCGGCGGCGGATGCGGCTTGAGGAGACGGTGATCTCCGGCTACCACGCCGATCTGTCCGCCGAGGCGCTCGGCTTCGGCGTGATCGCCTTTATCCAGGTTACGCTGGCGGCGCATTCGCCGGACAATGCCCGCAAGTTTCGCGCGCTGGTCGCGCGGGTCGACGAGATCCAGGAGGCCTATTCGCTGACCGGCGACGCCGACTACGTGCTGAAAGCGGTGCTGCGCGATCTCAAGGGCCTGTCGGAGCTCGTCAACCAAGTGTTGATGCCGCATCCGAGTGTGGCGCATGTACGGTCGTCGATCGTGCTCGACCGACTGAAGGAGACGACCAGGCTGCCGCTGAAGGCGGCACGGTAG
- the hmgA gene encoding homogentisate 1,2-dioxygenase — MNIKTSADLIGRSVTGVTPGYMSGFGNAFETEALPGALPVGRNSPQRPAYGLYAEQLSGSPFTAPRGSNERSWLYRIRPSVKHSGRFAKIDAGLWRTAPCHEQEISIEQLRWDPAPIPKEDMTFLQGVQTMTTAGDAGTQAGMAAHVYLITQSMVDQHFYNADGEMMFVPQQGALRFVTEFGVIDAEPAEIVVIPRGVKFRVELTNGPARGYLCENYGGAFTLPERGPIGANCLANARDFLTPVAAYEDRDTPTELYVKWGGALFKTTLPHSPIDVVAWHGNYAPYKYDLRTFSPVGAIGFDHPDPSIFTVLTSPSETPGTANIDFVIFPERWAVAENTFRPPWYHMNIMSEFMGLVYGVYDAKPQGFTPGGISLHNMMLPHGPDREAFDHASNGELKPVKLTGTMAFMFETRYPQRVTAHAANSATLQSDYADCWKGLEKRFDPNKR; from the coding sequence ATGAACATCAAGACCTCAGCCGATCTGATCGGTCGCAGCGTGACCGGCGTGACACCGGGCTACATGTCCGGCTTCGGAAATGCGTTCGAAACCGAGGCGCTGCCCGGCGCGCTGCCGGTGGGACGCAACTCGCCGCAGCGCCCGGCCTACGGCCTCTACGCCGAGCAATTGTCCGGCTCGCCCTTCACCGCGCCGCGCGGCAGCAACGAGCGCTCCTGGTTGTACCGCATTCGCCCGTCGGTGAAACACTCTGGGCGCTTTGCCAAAATCGACGCCGGGTTGTGGCGCACGGCGCCGTGTCATGAGCAGGAAATCAGCATCGAACAGTTGCGCTGGGACCCCGCGCCGATCCCGAAGGAGGACATGACCTTCCTGCAGGGCGTGCAGACCATGACCACCGCGGGCGATGCCGGGACGCAGGCCGGCATGGCAGCGCATGTCTATCTGATCACGCAATCGATGGTCGATCAGCACTTCTATAATGCCGACGGCGAGATGATGTTCGTGCCGCAGCAGGGGGCGTTGCGCTTCGTCACCGAATTCGGCGTGATCGACGCGGAGCCGGCCGAGATCGTGGTGATCCCGCGCGGCGTCAAGTTTCGCGTCGAACTGACCAATGGCCCGGCGCGTGGCTATCTCTGCGAGAACTACGGCGGCGCCTTCACGCTGCCGGAGCGCGGCCCGATCGGCGCCAACTGCCTGGCGAATGCGCGCGACTTTCTGACGCCGGTGGCGGCCTATGAGGACAGGGATACGCCGACCGAGCTTTATGTGAAATGGGGCGGCGCGCTATTCAAGACGACGCTGCCGCATTCGCCGATTGACGTTGTGGCATGGCACGGCAATTACGCGCCGTACAAATACGATCTGCGCACCTTCTCTCCGGTCGGCGCGATCGGCTTCGACCATCCAGATCCGTCGATCTTCACGGTGCTGACCTCGCCGTCGGAAACCCCCGGCACGGCGAATATCGATTTCGTGATCTTTCCCGAGCGCTGGGCGGTGGCGGAGAATACGTTTCGGCCGCCGTGGTATCACATGAACATCATGTCGGAATTCATGGGGCTGGTCTACGGCGTCTACGACGCCAAGCCGCAGGGCTTCACGCCGGGTGGCATCAGCCTGCACAACATGATGCTGCCGCATGGCCCCGACCGCGAGGCGTTCGATCATGCCAGCAACGGCGAGCTGAAACCGGTCAAGCTGACCGGCACGATGGCCTTCATGTTCGAGACCCGATATCCGCAGCGCGTCACGGCGCATGCGGCAAACTCAGCAACGCTGCAGAGCGACTACGCGGATTGCTGGAAGGGGCTGGAGAAGCGGTTCGATCCGAACAAGCGGTGA
- a CDS encoding MBL fold metallo-hydrolase, which translates to MTKGFASTTDMAEKKITFSEIGPDLYAFTAEGDPNSAVIVGDDGCIVFDAQATPALANKVIERVRTVTDKPIKYVVLSHYHAVRVLGASAFQAEAVVASTETRRLVAERGQQDWVSEFGRFPRLFQGSESIPGLTWPTLTFEGEMSLFLGKREVRLMQLGAGHTSGDIVAWVPDAEVMFSGDLIEYHSACYCGDAYLREWPATLNEILEFNPKAIAPGRGDALKGTATTREAIAMTRDFVSTLYGAAELSVAKGRSLKETMAACREVMDPKFSSFAIYEHCLPFNVSRAFDEASGIDDPVIWTDKRDREMWAALQG; encoded by the coding sequence ATGACCAAAGGCTTCGCATCGACCACCGACATGGCGGAGAAGAAGATCACCTTCTCCGAGATCGGCCCCGACCTCTACGCCTTCACCGCCGAAGGCGATCCGAACTCGGCGGTGATCGTCGGCGACGACGGCTGCATCGTATTCGACGCGCAGGCGACGCCGGCGCTGGCGAACAAGGTGATCGAGCGCGTCCGCACCGTCACCGACAAGCCGATCAAATATGTCGTGCTGTCGCATTATCACGCCGTGCGCGTGCTCGGCGCGTCGGCGTTCCAGGCGGAAGCGGTGGTGGCGTCCACCGAGACGCGCCGGCTGGTGGCGGAGCGCGGGCAGCAGGACTGGGTTTCCGAATTCGGCCGCTTCCCGCGTCTGTTTCAGGGCTCCGAGAGCATCCCCGGCCTGACCTGGCCGACGCTCACCTTCGAGGGCGAGATGTCGCTCTTCCTCGGCAAGCGCGAGGTCCGGCTGATGCAACTCGGCGCCGGCCATACGTCGGGCGATATCGTCGCCTGGGTGCCGGATGCCGAGGTGATGTTCTCCGGCGACCTGATCGAGTATCATTCGGCGTGCTATTGCGGCGATGCGTATTTGCGCGAATGGCCGGCGACGCTCAACGAGATCCTCGAATTCAACCCCAAAGCCATTGCGCCGGGCCGCGGCGACGCGCTGAAGGGCACGGCCACCACCCGCGAGGCGATCGCCATGACGCGCGATTTCGTCAGCACGCTGTACGGCGCGGCGGAACTCTCGGTGGCCAAAGGCCGTTCGCTGAAGGAGACCATGGCGGCGTGCCGCGAGGTGATGGATCCAAAATTCTCCAGCTTTGCAATCTATGAGCATTGCCTGCCGTTCAACGTCTCGCGCGCGTTCGACGAGGCCTCGGGCATTGACGATCCGGTGATCTGGACCGACAAACGCGACCGCGAGATGTGGGCCGCGCTACAAGGATGA
- a CDS encoding DUF2783 domain-containing protein produces MALSTQSNFADPDTAYRLIVEAHRGLSDAQSAVLDAALVLVLANHIGDADVLRDAIALAKRRLPAPSCHSGARERSSSEPGTST; encoded by the coding sequence ATGGCGTTATCGACGCAATCCAATTTTGCCGATCCGGATACGGCCTATCGGCTGATCGTCGAGGCGCATCGCGGGTTGAGCGACGCGCAGAGCGCCGTGCTCGATGCCGCGCTGGTGCTGGTGCTGGCCAATCATATCGGCGACGCCGACGTGCTGCGGGACGCCATCGCGCTGGCCAAGCGGCGATTGCCTGCCCCAAGTTGTCATTCCGGGGCGCGAGAGCGAAGCTCGAGCGAACCCGGAACCTCGACATGA
- a CDS encoding FAD-dependent oxidoreductase codes for MGQIATQFGYRRHPDQDRAEAARHPVVVVGAGPVGLSLAIDLAQRGQAVVLLDDADRIGDGSRAICFSKRSLELWDRLGVADRMLDKGVVWKVGKIFCGEGLLYQFDLLPEAGHKMPAFINLQQYYAEAFLVDRVQQLPEIDLRWRNKVIALRQHNDHAELTIQTPDGDYSLRADYVVACDGARSGLRGMVGADFSGEQFEDQFLIADVKMKAKDMPTERWFWFDPPFHSGQSALLHRQPDDVWRIDLQLGPDADPAVERLPENVRPRIARMLGHSNFAFEWISIYKFQCRRMQRFWHERVIFAGDAAHQVSPFGARGANSGLEDAENLAWKLAMILRGEAPAALLASYDAERGQAADDNIRASTRATDFIAPHSKQEQRLRQAVLALAKEADFARRMVNGGRLSVPSVYASPLSTPDDAAWPAGPPPGAHMPDAPLVSDDGAHVFLSECFTEAGRGFTLLQSDGASIELPAGVARLVVGDDAKLRDPTGLFKARYGADPGAAWLLRPDGYVAARFRYPAPGAVAGAVARARGRA; via the coding sequence GATCGCCACACAATTCGGCTATCGTCGCCACCCCGATCAGGACCGGGCTGAAGCGGCGCGTCACCCGGTGGTCGTGGTCGGTGCGGGTCCCGTCGGACTGTCGCTGGCGATCGATCTGGCGCAGCGCGGGCAGGCCGTGGTGCTGCTCGACGATGCCGACCGGATCGGCGACGGCTCGCGCGCGATCTGCTTCTCGAAGCGCTCGCTCGAACTATGGGACCGGCTCGGCGTCGCCGACCGCATGCTCGACAAGGGCGTGGTCTGGAAGGTCGGCAAGATCTTTTGCGGCGAAGGCCTGCTGTACCAGTTCGACCTGCTGCCCGAAGCCGGCCACAAGATGCCGGCCTTCATCAATCTGCAGCAATATTACGCCGAAGCCTTCCTGGTCGATCGGGTGCAGCAATTGCCGGAGATCGACCTGCGCTGGCGCAACAAGGTGATCGCGCTGCGGCAGCATAATGACCACGCCGAACTTACGATCCAGACGCCCGACGGCGACTATAGTTTGCGTGCTGACTACGTCGTCGCCTGCGACGGCGCGCGCTCCGGCTTGCGCGGCATGGTCGGCGCGGATTTTTCCGGCGAACAGTTCGAGGACCAGTTCCTGATCGCCGACGTGAAGATGAAGGCGAAGGACATGCCGACCGAGCGTTGGTTCTGGTTCGATCCGCCGTTCCACAGCGGGCAATCGGCGCTGCTGCACCGCCAGCCCGACGACGTCTGGCGCATCGACTTGCAGCTCGGCCCTGACGCCGATCCTGCTGTCGAGCGATTGCCGGAAAACGTCCGGCCGCGGATCGCGCGGATGCTCGGGCACTCCAATTTCGCGTTCGAGTGGATCTCGATCTACAAGTTCCAGTGCCGCCGCATGCAGCGCTTCTGGCACGAGCGGGTGATCTTCGCCGGCGATGCCGCGCACCAGGTCTCACCGTTCGGCGCGCGGGGTGCGAACTCCGGACTGGAAGACGCTGAGAACCTTGCCTGGAAACTGGCGATGATCCTGCGCGGCGAAGCGCCGGCCGCATTGCTGGCGAGCTATGATGCGGAACGCGGCCAGGCCGCCGACGACAATATCCGCGCCTCGACGCGCGCCACCGATTTCATCGCGCCGCATTCGAAGCAGGAGCAGCGGTTGCGACAGGCGGTGCTGGCGCTGGCCAAAGAGGCGGATTTTGCGCGGCGTATGGTCAATGGCGGACGGCTGTCGGTGCCGTCGGTCTATGCGTCGCCGCTGTCGACACCGGACGATGCCGCGTGGCCCGCCGGTCCGCCGCCCGGCGCGCATATGCCGGACGCGCCGCTGGTGAGTGACGACGGCGCACACGTCTTTCTCTCGGAATGTTTCACCGAGGCCGGCCGTGGCTTCACGCTGCTGCAGTCGGATGGCGCTTCGATCGAATTGCCCGCAGGCGTGGCGCGTCTCGTCGTCGGCGATGATGCGAAGCTGCGCGACCCGACCGGGTTGTTCAAGGCACGCTACGGCGCCGATCCCGGCGCAGCCTGGCTGCTGCGGCCGGATGGCTACGTCGCGGCGCGGTTCCGGTATCCGGCGCCCGGCGCGGTGGCCGGCGCCGTGGCGCGCGCCAGAGGGAGGGCGTGA